The Nitrosopumilus sp. genome includes a window with the following:
- the leuD gene encoding 3-isopropylmalate dehydratase small subunit (catalyzes the isomerization between 2-isopropylmalate and 3-isopropylmalate in leucine biosynthesis): MKGNVIKYAQDNIDTDVIIPGQYLKVHDYTELATHAMEGLDPNFHSKVKEGDFILSGKNFGCGSSREHAPIALSHSGIKAVLALSFARIFYRNAVDGAFLLPIEIEQDAYDEISEGDEIDIDISTNKIENITKNKIYKMKPFSEIIGKIISAGGLFKYHPDRD; encoded by the coding sequence ATGAAGGGCAATGTGATAAAATACGCACAGGATAACATAGACACTGATGTGATTATTCCAGGGCAATACCTAAAAGTACATGATTATACAGAACTTGCAACTCATGCAATGGAAGGACTTGATCCTAATTTTCATTCAAAAGTAAAAGAAGGTGATTTTATTTTATCTGGAAAGAATTTTGGTTGTGGTTCATCACGAGAACATGCTCCTATTGCTTTGTCTCATTCTGGAATAAAAGCAGTACTTGCATTATCTTTTGCAAGAATCTTTTACCGAAATGCAGTTGATGGTGCATTTCTATTACCAATCGAAATTGAACAAGACGCATATGATGAAATTTCAGAAGGCGATGAAATTGACATTGATATATCTACTAACAAAATTGAGAATATAACAAAGAACAAAATATACAAAATGAAGCCCTTTTCAGAAATTATTGGAAAAATAATTTCTGCAGGAGGTCTCTTCAAATACCATCCAGATCGAGATTGA
- a CDS encoding 3-isopropylmalate dehydratase large subunit, whose translation MNIVEKILARSSGKSKVSPDDVVFANVDKVMMHDVSGPGVIKVFDKLKKHGISVDKLWNSKKVWVAEDHFVPSAEKISAENIVKLSNFTKQYGIEKHFKYGMGQYGICHTISHEEAMVMPGDVYVGGDSHTNTTGALGAFACGLGHTDIAYVLLNGRIWFKIPETFYFKLNGKLPDHVMAKDFILKIIGDIGTDGGAYRTMQFGGSGIDEMSVQSRLTMCNMTTEAGAKNGIVEPDQKVIDYLTRRGATNINLVKGDDDAEYEKIFEYEGSEMEPIVAKPFSPANISIVRESPSVELDKCYIGSCTGAKYEDLEAAARILKGRKVKIRTEILPAAISIYQRAMENGLLKIFLDAGVTVGPPTCGACCGAHMGVLAKDEICISTTNRNFPGRMGHVESQTYLSSPLVAAASAVTGKITDPRDLK comes from the coding sequence ATGAATATAGTTGAGAAGATTCTTGCACGTTCGTCTGGTAAATCCAAAGTGTCCCCTGATGATGTCGTTTTTGCCAATGTTGACAAGGTTATGATGCATGATGTATCTGGTCCAGGTGTAATTAAGGTCTTTGATAAACTAAAGAAACATGGTATCTCAGTTGATAAACTATGGAATTCTAAAAAAGTTTGGGTAGCTGAAGACCATTTTGTTCCTTCAGCTGAAAAAATATCTGCTGAAAATATTGTCAAATTGTCAAACTTTACAAAACAATATGGGATTGAAAAACATTTCAAATACGGAATGGGTCAGTATGGAATTTGTCATACTATATCTCATGAAGAGGCAATGGTAATGCCTGGTGATGTTTATGTTGGTGGTGACTCTCATACAAACACAACAGGAGCACTAGGTGCTTTTGCATGTGGATTGGGGCATACTGATATTGCCTATGTCTTATTGAATGGAAGAATTTGGTTCAAAATTCCAGAAACTTTTTACTTTAAGTTAAATGGCAAATTGCCTGATCATGTTATGGCTAAAGACTTTATTTTAAAAATTATTGGCGACATAGGAACTGATGGTGGTGCATACAGAACAATGCAATTTGGAGGAAGTGGGATTGATGAAATGTCTGTTCAAAGCAGATTAACCATGTGTAATATGACTACTGAAGCAGGGGCAAAAAATGGAATTGTCGAGCCTGATCAAAAAGTAATTGATTATCTTACTCGTAGAGGTGCTACAAATATTAATTTGGTAAAAGGCGATGATGATGCTGAATACGAAAAAATATTTGAATATGAGGGATCTGAGATGGAACCAATTGTTGCAAAACCATTTTCTCCTGCAAACATCTCAATTGTAAGAGAATCTCCCTCTGTTGAATTAGATAAATGTTATATCGGTTCTTGCACTGGTGCAAAATACGAAGATTTGGAAGCTGCTGCAAGAATCCTTAAAGGAAGAAAAGTAAAGATTAGGACAGAAATATTACCTGCGGCAATCTCGATTTATCAACGTGCCATGGAAAATGGATTATTGAAGATTTTCCTAGATGCAGGTGTAACTGTTGGACCACCTACATGTGGAGCTTGCTGTGGTGCACATATGGGAGTGTTAGCAAAGGATGAAATATGCATTAGTACTACTAACCGAAATTTCCCAGGGCGAATGGGTCATGTTGAATCTCAGACTTATCTTTCATCACCTTTAGTAGCTGCAGCATCTGCAGTAACTGGAAAAATCACTGATCCGAGGGATTTGAAATGA
- a CDS encoding calcium/sodium antiporter produces MELIFNFLFVGGGLAMLYFGADWLVKGSIAISNKLGVSQLVIGLTVVAFGTSAPELAVSISSAIQGLSDVALGNVVGSNIVNIGVILGVSAVISPIIVSKSTIRKEIPLMIGISFLLFAIILDGKIDFIDGVLLVVGIIIFTWYSYRSSKKDADIEKIPVAQVLQKNVFSKSIIFMMAGLLLLIGGSFLTVDNAVIIGTSFGISKLFMGLTVVAIGTSLPELITSIVAARKGHADLAVGNIIGSNIFNIMAILGISSLISGITVSEQVLIDVGIMLAFSLVLIPIMRSGFIISRKEGIFLIAGYVGYVIFLFYRQ; encoded by the coding sequence ATGGAATTAATTTTCAATTTTTTATTTGTAGGAGGCGGTCTGGCTATGTTATACTTTGGAGCAGATTGGTTAGTCAAGGGCTCCATTGCCATCTCAAACAAACTAGGAGTAAGTCAATTGGTAATTGGATTAACTGTAGTAGCTTTTGGAACCTCTGCTCCCGAACTTGCAGTGAGTATATCCTCTGCAATACAAGGCCTATCTGATGTTGCTTTAGGGAATGTAGTTGGAAGTAATATTGTAAACATTGGAGTAATTCTAGGTGTTTCAGCAGTCATTAGCCCAATAATAGTTTCAAAATCTACAATTAGGAAGGAAATCCCCTTGATGATTGGAATTTCATTTCTGTTATTTGCAATAATTCTAGATGGTAAAATTGATTTTATAGATGGTGTGTTGCTTGTTGTAGGTATTATTATTTTTACATGGTACAGTTATCGTAGCTCAAAGAAAGATGCTGATATTGAAAAAATCCCTGTTGCACAAGTATTACAAAAAAATGTCTTTTCAAAATCCATTATATTTATGATGGCCGGTTTATTGCTCTTAATTGGAGGATCCTTTCTTACTGTTGACAATGCAGTAATTATAGGAACAAGTTTTGGAATATCAAAATTATTCATGGGATTAACAGTAGTTGCAATAGGAACATCATTGCCAGAATTGATAACGTCAATAGTTGCTGCACGAAAGGGGCATGCAGATCTTGCTGTTGGAAACATTATAGGAAGTAACATCTTCAACATCATGGCAATACTAGGAATTTCATCACTAATTTCAGGTATAACTGTTAGTGAACAAGTACTAATTGATGTAGGGATAATGTTGGCATTTAGTCTTGTATTAATCCCAATAATGCGTAGTGGTTTTATCATATCTAGAAAAGAAGGTATTTTTCTGATTGCAGGATATGTAGGTTATGTAATATTTTTGTTTTATAGACAGTAA
- a CDS encoding coenzyme F420-0:L-glutamate ligase has product MSLTVIPLLADRMESEFDVFDALLNTLDKNNTKLQEGDVIVISTKYISNSQGRIVELEKIRVSEQGMKISKKYQLKIEIAEVIVRESDKIFGGIGGFVITSSDNIIAPNAGIDKSNAKKGSVILYPNDPYLIAEQIRRKVFLKLFIHVGVILVDSRLMPARIGTSGVAVACAGIEPVLDMRAKKDLEGNPLKVTFQAVVDNLATIGNHKMGEGGESKPFAIVRNSEAKLTDKKILPSETAISPDQCVYVRGLSNPPSS; this is encoded by the coding sequence ATGAGCCTAACTGTAATACCTCTTTTAGCTGACAGAATGGAATCAGAATTTGATGTTTTTGATGCATTGTTAAATACACTAGATAAAAACAATACAAAATTGCAAGAAGGAGATGTCATAGTAATTTCAACAAAATACATTTCAAATTCACAGGGACGAATTGTAGAATTAGAAAAGATCAGAGTGTCTGAGCAAGGTATGAAGATTTCAAAAAAATATCAGTTAAAAATAGAAATTGCAGAGGTCATAGTTAGGGAATCAGATAAAATTTTTGGCGGAATAGGAGGATTTGTAATTACATCTTCAGATAACATAATAGCGCCAAATGCTGGAATTGACAAGTCAAATGCAAAAAAAGGCAGTGTGATACTATACCCAAATGACCCATATCTTATTGCAGAACAAATTCGTAGAAAGGTATTTCTAAAATTATTCATTCATGTTGGGGTTATTTTAGTAGACAGCAGACTAATGCCTGCAAGAATCGGTACATCAGGGGTTGCAGTTGCCTGTGCAGGAATTGAACCAGTTTTGGATATGAGAGCAAAAAAAGATCTTGAGGGCAACCCGCTAAAGGTTACATTCCAGGCAGTAGTAGACAATCTTGCAACAATTGGAAATCACAAGATGGGTGAGGGAGGAGAATCAAAACCATTTGCCATAGTAAGAAATTCAGAGGCAAAACTTACAGACAAAAAGATATTACCATCAGAGACTGCAATATCACCAGATCAATGTGTATATGTAAGAGGTTTGTCAAACCCTCCAAGCAGTTAA
- a CDS encoding 2-oxoacid:ferredoxin oxidoreductase subunit beta, with translation MALKLADYKTDVHNDWCPGCGDFGIVNAIQMALAEMGIERDKAVMFSGVGCSGKTSHFINTYGIHTLHGRVLTFAQGAKITNPEMTVVAVGGDGDGLGIGAGHFVAAGRRNVDMTYIIFDNGVYGLTKGQASPTLKLGEKTKSLPSPNTNSNVNPIGLAVASGFTFVARGYSYDVRHLKDLIIKAVNHKGLSFLDVLQPCPTYNDLNTRDWYAGADLVEEAQQRHSRIYKLEEQGYEPTVHYNSEVEVNEKLSQALIKSLEWGNKIPIGIFYKNELVSPYTVRLQDKIPNYLENPPAKQNISKNGHPNTDISKILDSLEV, from the coding sequence ATGGCGCTTAAACTTGCTGATTATAAAACAGATGTACATAATGATTGGTGCCCTGGATGTGGAGATTTTGGCATAGTTAACGCTATCCAAATGGCATTAGCTGAGATGGGAATTGAACGTGACAAGGCTGTTATGTTTTCTGGTGTTGGCTGTTCTGGTAAGACTTCACATTTTATCAACACTTATGGTATTCATACATTACATGGACGAGTTTTGACCTTTGCACAAGGTGCAAAGATTACCAATCCTGAGATGACAGTAGTTGCAGTGGGTGGTGATGGTGATGGTTTGGGAATTGGTGCTGGTCACTTTGTTGCAGCTGGAAGACGAAATGTGGATATGACTTACATAATTTTTGACAATGGTGTTTATGGTTTAACAAAAGGACAAGCATCTCCTACTCTAAAACTTGGAGAAAAAACAAAATCTCTACCTTCTCCAAATACAAATTCTAATGTTAATCCAATTGGTTTGGCAGTTGCAAGTGGTTTTACATTTGTAGCTCGTGGATATTCTTATGATGTTAGGCATCTGAAAGATCTAATAATTAAAGCAGTAAATCACAAAGGTCTTTCATTTCTGGATGTTTTACAACCATGTCCAACATACAATGATCTTAACACTAGAGACTGGTATGCTGGAGCCGATTTAGTTGAAGAGGCGCAACAAAGGCATTCTAGAATTTATAAACTAGAAGAGCAAGGATATGAGCCAACAGTTCATTATAATTCTGAAGTTGAAGTAAACGAGAAACTGTCCCAAGCACTGATTAAATCCCTTGAATGGGGAAATAAAATACCTATAGGCATATTTTACAAAAATGAACTAGTCTCGCCATATACTGTGAGGTTACAAGATAAAATTCCTAATTATCTTGAAAACCCTCCTGCAAAACAAAATATTTCTAAAAACGGTCATCCTAATACTGATATTTCAAAAATATTGGATTCGCTAGAAGTTTAA
- a CDS encoding 2-oxoacid:ferredoxin oxidoreductase subunit alpha: MSSIDFSWLIGGPQGSGVESGANVFSKVCAAMGYQVFGKREFYSNIKGEHSYFTVRIADKKIHSNINDVTLMVSFDAETIFRHFNEVASNGGIIYDSELEGIDTEKVHTLDAPFKDRLHQYLESKNKPFTIAGVLEIAKEKGITLYPVSFKNILEKLSEEVGNPKLRGLVRMYNVLGVSLSLGLIKMPADPLLNSLDDIFSKKPKIAEINKQAANYSYTYAKNNFQNFNYTLTGTQKESGTILVQGFQGTALGKMVCGCRMQSYYPITPASDESVYLESNEILEIIDDRPGSTVVIQTEDEICAIGMTIGGALTGTRSATCTSGPGFALMTEMLGWAGINEVPVVITNYQRSGPSTGLPTRHGQDDLLFAVFAGHGDFPKIVYASGDVEESFYDTGNCFNYADIFQVPVIHMMDKFHASSVLTCDRFDPQKISINRGKLLEKVDNDYRRFEFTDDGVSPRSRLGIDNGVFWNTGDESDEYGHISEDPVLRVKMMDKRMSRLDLILKQIPQSEQVISFGVEDYTVISWGSAKGPILDAIDMLKKEGISIGYIQLKLIHPFPAYYVSTLLKDTKTIIDIEANHSGQLGKIFKQNVQRDIDYFILKYSGRAMTSTEVYDSLKKIIENKANKREVLMHGA; this comes from the coding sequence TATTCAAACATCAAAGGAGAACATAGTTACTTTACAGTCAGAATAGCTGACAAAAAAATTCATTCAAACATTAATGATGTGACCCTGATGGTATCCTTTGATGCTGAAACAATCTTTCGTCACTTCAATGAGGTTGCATCTAATGGTGGAATTATCTATGATTCCGAGTTGGAGGGTATTGATACTGAAAAAGTTCACACTCTTGATGCACCATTTAAAGATAGACTACACCAATATCTTGAATCAAAAAATAAACCCTTTACTATAGCCGGAGTACTTGAAATTGCTAAAGAAAAAGGCATTACACTTTATCCCGTGTCTTTTAAGAATATTCTTGAAAAACTATCTGAAGAAGTAGGTAACCCAAAGTTGCGGGGTCTTGTAAGAATGTATAATGTGCTTGGAGTTTCTTTATCTTTGGGATTAATCAAAATGCCTGCTGATCCATTACTCAATTCACTTGATGATATATTTTCAAAAAAACCTAAAATTGCTGAAATAAATAAACAAGCTGCAAATTATTCCTATACTTACGCAAAAAACAATTTTCAAAATTTTAATTATACGTTAACTGGAACACAAAAAGAATCTGGAACTATACTGGTCCAAGGCTTTCAAGGAACCGCTTTAGGGAAAATGGTATGTGGTTGCAGAATGCAGTCATACTATCCAATTACACCAGCTTCAGATGAATCTGTTTATCTTGAATCCAATGAAATTTTGGAAATCATCGATGATAGACCTGGGTCTACTGTTGTAATTCAAACAGAGGATGAAATCTGTGCAATAGGAATGACTATCGGTGGCGCATTAACTGGAACACGTTCTGCAACATGTACTTCTGGTCCTGGATTTGCATTAATGACTGAAATGCTAGGATGGGCTGGGATTAATGAGGTTCCTGTTGTTATAACAAATTATCAAAGAAGCGGACCTTCAACTGGACTTCCAACTAGACATGGTCAAGATGACCTACTTTTTGCAGTATTTGCAGGACACGGTGATTTCCCAAAAATTGTTTATGCTTCAGGTGATGTTGAGGAGAGCTTTTATGATACTGGAAATTGTTTTAACTATGCAGATATTTTCCAAGTTCCTGTAATTCACATGATGGATAAGTTCCATGCAAGTTCTGTACTTACATGTGATCGATTTGATCCTCAAAAAATTTCAATTAACCGTGGTAAACTCTTAGAAAAAGTAGATAATGACTATAGACGATTTGAATTTACTGATGATGGGGTGTCTCCTCGTTCTAGATTGGGGATTGATAATGGGGTGTTTTGGAATACTGGTGATGAATCCGATGAGTATGGTCATATCTCAGAAGACCCTGTTTTACGTGTAAAAATGATGGACAAAAGAATGTCTAGATTGGATTTGATCCTAAAACAGATTCCACAATCAGAGCAAGTCATATCATTTGGTGTTGAAGATTATACTGTCATTTCCTGGGGTTCTGCCAAGGGTCCTATATTGGATGCAATTGATATGCTCAAAAAAGAAGGAATTTCAATTGGGTATATCCAGCTAAAACTAATACATCCATTTCCAGCATATTACGTTAGTACATTATTAAAAGATACTAAAACAATAATCGATATTGAAGCTAACCATTCAGGCCAGCTTGGAAAAATATTCAAACAAAATGTTCAACGTGATATTGATTACTTTATCTTAAAATACTCTGGAAGAGCAATGACTAGTACTGAAGTTTATGATTCACTTAAGAAAATTATTGAGAATAAAGCCAACAAACGGGAGGTTCTAATGCATGGCGCTTAA